The following proteins are co-located in the Paludibaculum fermentans genome:
- a CDS encoding ABC transporter permease yields the protein MLDTLQQTLRQALRSLRTSPAVTGMAVLSLALGIGANTAIFSLINALMLRTLPVSHPEQLLQVTMDSPQFFSNPLWERIRDRQQVFADLFAYGRWRFNLASGGEARYANGIFASGQYFDTLGVRPALGRALTSADDWRGCPGAAILSHGFWQKEYGGQTGILGKTISLDGHPIPIAGVTGAGFTGVDVGSTFDVIVPLCAEKILHGETSNLDIHAAPGNYNTLYAWLRLVGRPKAGISPDQATAQMKALAPGIFQATVPSHWRAPEQQRYLQRTLVTNPFATGLSYLREQYLDALMVLMGIVAVVLLIACANVANLLLARCVARRREFAIRMALGAGRGRLIRQLLAESLLLAGLGALLGLLFANWATSGLLAILDVPLDAAPDWRVLAFTATLALLTSVLFGLAPAWRGTPVSPYAAMKSNSRDVIEGSRFNTARALVAVQIALSLPLVVGAGLMLTTLWKLLGSETGFAKDQVLLASVDLRNGRYAPERRRGAYLQMLAKLRALPGVRAASVSNLTPACGCASTRELALEEAPGRTAPVVAVDSNLVSEGFFEALGTTLTAGRDFDAHDTPDSPSAAIINQAMAKRYFGTDSPLGRRFRIQKRNTMSDPVEIVGVVGDVRYGSMRDTVRPIVYLAWNQDPEPYPMTNFELRTGGTAPAVLTGAVKSAIAEVNPAVSIEFTTLSTRVEESLSRERLMAVLSGCFGALALLLAGIGLYGVVSYGVARRTNEIGIRMALGAEQSRILRMVLREVLATAFAGVVAGLAITLGLTRFLTGLVYGLAPNDPSTFCLAAAILITIAACAGYQPARRAARIQPQAALHEE from the coding sequence ATGCTCGACACCCTCCAGCAAACCCTGCGCCAGGCGCTCCGCTCGCTCCGGACCTCTCCAGCCGTCACCGGCATGGCTGTCCTCTCTCTGGCCCTGGGTATCGGCGCGAACACGGCCATCTTCAGCCTGATCAACGCCCTCATGCTGCGGACCCTGCCTGTCAGCCACCCGGAACAACTTCTCCAGGTCACCATGGACTCGCCCCAGTTCTTCAGCAATCCCCTGTGGGAGCGGATCCGCGACCGCCAGCAGGTCTTCGCGGACCTCTTCGCCTACGGCCGCTGGCGCTTCAATCTCGCTTCGGGCGGTGAAGCCCGCTACGCCAATGGGATATTCGCTTCCGGCCAGTACTTCGACACCCTCGGCGTCCGGCCGGCCTTGGGACGCGCCCTGACGTCGGCGGATGACTGGCGGGGCTGTCCAGGCGCGGCGATCCTCAGTCATGGTTTCTGGCAGAAAGAGTACGGAGGCCAAACCGGCATCCTGGGCAAAACGATCTCGCTCGACGGACACCCCATTCCCATCGCCGGGGTCACCGGAGCCGGCTTCACCGGCGTCGATGTCGGCTCCACCTTTGACGTGATCGTGCCGCTCTGCGCGGAAAAGATCCTGCATGGAGAGACCAGCAATCTGGACATCCACGCGGCTCCGGGCAACTACAATACGCTCTACGCCTGGCTGCGCCTGGTGGGCCGTCCCAAAGCAGGCATCAGCCCCGATCAAGCCACGGCGCAAATGAAAGCACTGGCGCCGGGCATCTTTCAGGCCACCGTGCCCTCCCACTGGCGCGCGCCGGAACAGCAGCGCTACCTGCAGCGGACACTCGTCACCAACCCATTCGCCACCGGCCTCTCCTATCTGCGCGAGCAGTACCTCGACGCGCTGATGGTGCTGATGGGCATCGTCGCGGTAGTCCTGTTGATCGCCTGCGCGAATGTGGCCAACCTGCTGCTGGCTCGCTGCGTGGCGCGGCGCCGGGAGTTCGCCATCCGAATGGCCCTGGGCGCCGGCCGCGGCCGCCTGATCCGGCAACTGCTGGCGGAAAGCCTGCTGCTCGCCGGACTAGGCGCCCTGCTCGGCTTGCTCTTCGCCAACTGGGCTACCAGCGGCCTGCTGGCTATTCTCGACGTGCCGCTGGATGCGGCCCCAGACTGGCGTGTGCTCGCCTTTACCGCAACTCTGGCCTTGCTGACCAGCGTGCTGTTTGGACTCGCGCCGGCATGGAGAGGCACGCCCGTCTCACCTTACGCGGCGATGAAATCGAATTCGCGCGATGTGATCGAAGGCTCCAGGTTCAACACGGCGCGGGCACTGGTTGCCGTGCAAATCGCCCTGTCGCTCCCGCTGGTTGTGGGCGCCGGCCTGATGCTCACAACCCTGTGGAAGCTGCTGGGCAGTGAGACCGGCTTCGCGAAAGACCAGGTACTGTTGGCCAGTGTCGACCTGCGCAATGGCCGCTATGCCCCGGAACGCCGCCGCGGCGCCTACCTGCAAATGCTGGCGAAGTTGCGGGCCTTGCCGGGCGTCCGCGCCGCCAGTGTTTCCAACCTGACACCCGCCTGCGGCTGCGCGTCCACCCGCGAACTGGCTCTCGAGGAGGCGCCAGGCCGGACCGCTCCCGTCGTCGCCGTGGACAGTAACCTCGTCAGCGAGGGCTTCTTTGAAGCACTCGGCACCACGTTGACCGCCGGCAGGGACTTCGACGCGCATGACACGCCGGACTCGCCCTCAGCCGCCATCATCAACCAGGCCATGGCGAAGCGCTACTTCGGCACGGATAGCCCGTTGGGCCGGCGTTTCCGGATCCAGAAGCGCAACACAATGAGCGATCCGGTCGAGATCGTCGGCGTTGTGGGCGATGTGCGTTACGGCTCGATGCGCGACACGGTCCGGCCCATTGTGTACCTCGCCTGGAATCAGGACCCTGAGCCTTATCCGATGACGAACTTCGAACTCCGCACCGGAGGCACGGCGCCCGCCGTATTGACCGGCGCGGTCAAGTCCGCCATCGCGGAGGTCAACCCCGCCGTGTCGATCGAATTCACGACCCTATCCACACGGGTGGAAGAATCTCTCTCCAGGGAACGGCTGATGGCCGTGCTCTCCGGCTGCTTTGGAGCTCTCGCATTGCTGCTGGCGGGCATCGGACTATACGGAGTCGTGTCCTACGGCGTGGCGCGCCGGACCAATGAAATCGGGATCCGGATGGCGCTCGGCGCGGAGCAATCGCGAATCCTGCGCATGGTCCTGCGGGAGGTGCTCGCCACGGCTTTCGCGGGCGTGGTGGCGGGCCTCGCCATCACGCTCGGCCTGACACGCTTCCTCACGGGACTCGTCTATGGCCTGGCCCCGAACGATCCGTCGACGTTCTGCCTGGCAGCCGCGATCCTGATCACCATCGCCGCCTGTGCCGGTTATCAGCCGGCCCGCCGGGCTGCGCGGATTCAACCACAGGCAGCGCTGCATGAGGAGTGA
- a CDS encoding response regulator: MNESYAHSITLDPAGRLWVVHGAVSNLSILNGYSTEHLPTPGRGSVLAVAASGEAWALNSGGLFHLEGGKWVRQVVPGFDEEKLSGPGRIAVDEHGGVLLAGADRLYLYDSANRRTTTLWRSESGLGRLNTVISDASATWLVLDNGIACRPRGSVQWNEFLSAKAGLTALIKPWADGSGVLMVGGREQVSNRAVLVEFDHGRWTEVYRGGRAPVWGWRSGGALWRKEGNWLYTQTGESWTRVEKHGAMGGLIYDAVPDGRSTFWVATSQGVARHFEPMWRTPQGAESDQIVSGIVEDHRNRLWFLHESMLLLNDHNQWSRYELPEEMQPKTLHTGSVAAMGELFYFLCENGKLASFNPASSHFGWVSHPGGRMVRTASTRYDGQLLVITKDPAKNTEYVELFDGERFSTLQQLPEGVLDEDVRSMAQSADGVLWICGGLELSGWKQGRRVSTVHPEGPAGVGGFHLAEVAPGRLLLGGRAVVSEWDGRKWTVLHGGLERARHVMRAHDGTIWIAAANGIHRLKDGILITNDTDEGLPTGVSYSLFEDSRNRIWAGTAQGVSLFNPEADKGPPVTFIPKGINRAEVSPQGDAALSFAAIDRWKKTDVSRMIFSYRLDDGAWSEFSANPIMSLRRLPGGTHRITARAADRNANIDRAGATFEFQVLLPWYRQPVFHAIAFAALMVIAALTLAVTRSFHALRRAKLAAESASRSKSEFLANMSHEIRTPMNGIIGMTELALRTNLNPEQSEYLSTVKESADALMTILNDILDFSKIEAGKFELTFGDFSLRDSVGDCLRLLAIRAHEKGIELAMDIRPDVPDTLLGDAGRLRQVLMNLVGNAVKFTEVGAVLVRVRVERMEADGPVLDFQVADTGIGVPPDKRVRIFAPFEQADGSTVRRFGGSGLGLAISSKLVHLMGGVIWVESPWVAQERVEGGPGSVFHFQAKFGIGRPLVLPAEIDIPGFAGLRVLIVDDHRINRGILSETCTAWKMKTRLAQDGASALALIDEGLAAGEPDDLVILDFNMPTMDGFELARRIRKRDGLQATRMLMLTSAGEPGDIEQCRKAGIDAYLLKPVKQAELAAAIGSLFHKTPTQGAAAVEAEQDAGQQPGLRKLRVLLAEDNAVNQRLAMRMIEKSGHATVLAGNGREAVEMFAQDRFDLVLMDVQMPEVDGLEATASIRKLEQERGSHTPIYAMTAYAMRGDEEICLNAGMDGYLSKPIQIQQLIGLLKAVSGTAGGDDPKPGDGTP, translated from the coding sequence ATGAACGAGTCGTATGCCCACTCCATCACCCTGGATCCGGCCGGGCGGCTTTGGGTGGTGCACGGGGCCGTGTCGAATCTGTCGATCCTGAACGGATACAGCACGGAACACCTGCCGACGCCGGGCCGCGGCTCGGTCCTTGCGGTGGCGGCTTCCGGCGAGGCCTGGGCGCTGAATTCGGGGGGGCTGTTCCACCTCGAAGGCGGAAAGTGGGTGCGACAGGTTGTGCCCGGGTTCGACGAGGAGAAACTGTCGGGTCCAGGACGGATTGCTGTGGACGAGCACGGCGGTGTGCTGCTGGCCGGCGCGGACCGGCTGTACCTGTATGACAGCGCGAACCGCAGAACCACAACCTTGTGGCGCAGCGAGAGCGGACTGGGCCGGCTGAACACGGTCATATCGGATGCGTCCGCCACCTGGCTGGTTCTCGACAACGGCATTGCCTGCCGTCCCCGAGGTTCGGTGCAGTGGAATGAGTTCCTCAGCGCCAAGGCGGGCTTGACTGCGTTGATCAAACCGTGGGCCGATGGCAGCGGTGTGCTGATGGTGGGCGGCCGGGAGCAGGTCTCGAACCGGGCCGTGCTGGTGGAGTTCGACCATGGCCGGTGGACGGAAGTCTACCGGGGCGGCCGTGCTCCCGTATGGGGTTGGCGCAGTGGTGGAGCGCTGTGGAGAAAGGAAGGGAACTGGCTCTACACCCAGACGGGGGAAAGCTGGACCCGAGTCGAAAAGCACGGCGCCATGGGCGGTTTGATTTACGATGCCGTGCCCGACGGGCGTTCCACATTCTGGGTGGCTACGTCGCAGGGCGTGGCTCGACACTTCGAGCCGATGTGGAGGACTCCCCAGGGCGCGGAGTCGGATCAGATCGTTTCGGGGATCGTCGAGGATCACAGGAACCGGCTGTGGTTCCTCCACGAATCAATGCTGCTGCTGAACGACCACAACCAATGGTCGAGGTACGAGCTGCCAGAGGAGATGCAACCGAAGACGCTCCACACCGGGAGCGTGGCCGCAATGGGGGAGCTGTTCTACTTTCTCTGTGAGAACGGCAAGTTGGCTTCGTTCAATCCGGCTTCCTCTCATTTCGGATGGGTGAGCCACCCCGGCGGCAGGATGGTGCGCACCGCCAGCACGCGGTATGACGGCCAGCTGCTGGTGATCACGAAGGACCCTGCCAAGAATACCGAGTATGTCGAGCTGTTCGATGGCGAGCGGTTTTCCACTCTCCAGCAACTACCGGAGGGCGTCCTGGACGAAGATGTTCGCTCCATGGCGCAGTCTGCCGACGGGGTCCTTTGGATCTGTGGCGGCTTGGAGCTTTCGGGCTGGAAGCAGGGCCGGCGTGTTTCGACGGTGCATCCCGAGGGGCCTGCCGGCGTGGGCGGCTTCCATCTGGCGGAGGTGGCGCCGGGGCGGCTCCTGCTGGGCGGCCGCGCCGTGGTATCGGAGTGGGACGGCCGCAAATGGACAGTGTTGCACGGCGGCCTGGAGCGTGCGCGGCACGTCATGCGAGCCCACGACGGGACCATCTGGATCGCGGCGGCGAACGGCATCCACCGTCTGAAGGACGGAATCCTGATCACGAATGACACGGATGAAGGCCTGCCCACGGGTGTCTCTTATTCGCTTTTCGAGGACAGCCGGAACCGGATCTGGGCGGGCACCGCGCAGGGCGTCAGCCTGTTCAATCCCGAAGCGGACAAGGGGCCGCCTGTGACGTTCATCCCGAAGGGCATCAATCGCGCCGAGGTGTCGCCCCAAGGCGATGCCGCCCTGTCCTTCGCCGCAATTGACCGGTGGAAGAAGACCGACGTTTCCCGAATGATCTTCTCCTACCGCCTGGACGATGGCGCCTGGTCTGAGTTCTCCGCGAACCCCATCATGAGTTTGCGTCGCCTGCCGGGCGGGACTCATCGCATCACGGCCCGGGCGGCCGACCGGAATGCGAACATCGACAGAGCAGGCGCCACCTTCGAGTTTCAGGTCCTGCTTCCCTGGTACCGGCAGCCGGTGTTCCATGCGATCGCATTCGCGGCGCTGATGGTGATTGCGGCGCTGACTCTTGCGGTGACCCGCAGCTTCCACGCCCTGCGCCGGGCGAAGCTCGCGGCCGAGAGTGCCAGCCGCTCGAAGAGCGAATTCCTGGCCAACATGAGCCACGAAATCCGGACGCCCATGAACGGCATCATTGGCATGACCGAACTTGCGCTGAGGACGAACCTCAATCCGGAGCAGTCAGAGTACCTCTCCACGGTGAAGGAATCGGCCGATGCATTGATGACGATCCTGAACGACATTCTGGATTTCTCGAAGATCGAGGCCGGGAAGTTCGAGTTGACGTTCGGTGATTTCAGCCTGCGCGACAGCGTGGGCGACTGCCTGCGGCTGCTGGCCATCCGCGCTCATGAGAAGGGGATCGAACTGGCGATGGACATTCGCCCGGACGTACCCGACACGCTTCTGGGGGATGCGGGGCGGTTGCGCCAGGTGTTGATGAATCTTGTCGGCAATGCAGTGAAGTTCACTGAGGTGGGCGCGGTGCTGGTGCGCGTGCGAGTGGAACGAATGGAGGCTGACGGGCCCGTACTGGATTTCCAGGTGGCGGATACGGGTATCGGCGTGCCGCCGGACAAGCGAGTGAGGATCTTCGCTCCATTTGAGCAGGCTGACGGTTCCACCGTGCGCCGCTTCGGCGGCAGCGGCCTGGGTCTGGCAATCTCCTCGAAGCTGGTGCATCTGATGGGCGGCGTGATCTGGGTGGAGAGTCCCTGGGTGGCCCAGGAACGTGTGGAAGGCGGCCCCGGCAGCGTGTTCCATTTTCAGGCGAAGTTCGGAATCGGGCGGCCGCTTGTGCTGCCTGCAGAGATTGATATTCCTGGCTTCGCCGGTTTGCGTGTGCTGATTGTGGACGATCATCGTATCAATCGCGGAATCCTCAGCGAGACGTGCACGGCGTGGAAGATGAAGACACGGCTGGCGCAGGATGGCGCTTCAGCCCTCGCCCTGATCGACGAGGGCCTGGCCGCCGGTGAACCGGACGACCTCGTGATCCTCGACTTCAACATGCCCACCATGGACGGCTTCGAACTCGCGCGCCGAATCAGGAAGCGCGACGGCCTGCAGGCGACCCGGATGCTGATGCTGACTTCGGCGGGAGAACCGGGAGACATCGAGCAATGCCGCAAGGCCGGCATCGATGCTTACCTGCTGAAACCCGTGAAGCAGGCGGAACTGGCCGCCGCAATCGGCTCGCTGTTCCACAAGACGCCGACGCAGGGTGCGGCTGCCGTTGAGGCTGAGCAGGATGCGGGGCAGCAGCCTGGACTGCGGAAACTCAGGGTGCTGCTGGCCGAAGACAACGCAGTGAATCAGCGCCTGGCGATGCGCATGATCGAGAAGAGCGGGCACGCGACCGTGTTGGCGGGTAATGGGCGAGAAGCCGTGGAGATGTTCGCGCAGGATCGGTTCGATCTGGTTCTCATGGACGTGCAGATGCCAGAGGTGGATGGACTGGAGGCCACCGCGTCCATTCGTAAACTGGAACAGGAACGGGGCAGCCATACACCGATCTATGCCATGACCGCCTATGCCATGCGCGGCGATGAAGAGATCTGCCTGAATGCCGGCATGGATGGCTACCTCTCAAAGCCGATCCAGATCCAGCAATTGATTGGTCTGTTGAAAGCGGTGTCGGGCACCGCAGGCGGGGATGATCCCAAGCCTGGTGACGGCACGCCTTAG
- a CDS encoding DeoR/GlpR family DNA-binding transcription regulator, with the protein MPKSIQSEDVLSRGPRLLTEERRRKILEILEAEERVTVEDLVQRFGVSSVTVRGDLDSLAKSGSLIRSHGGAIKRIDPRTDYPIAFKETLHSAEKARIGQAAAELIRPGQIIILDSGTTTAEIARRLKHLKVRPVTVITNALNSAMELSSSPELSVVMLGGILRPMSFSLVGPQAEQTLRDLNADQLFLGVDALDPELGLSTPDILEAQLNALMIKVAREVTVVADSSKLRRRSLSVICKVNLIHRLITDTGADPQVVEALREQGLEVLTV; encoded by the coding sequence ATGCCAAAGTCGATTCAGAGTGAAGATGTCCTGTCCCGCGGTCCCCGTTTGCTGACCGAAGAGCGGCGCAGGAAGATCCTGGAGATCCTTGAGGCGGAAGAACGCGTCACCGTGGAGGATTTGGTCCAGCGGTTCGGCGTTTCTTCGGTAACAGTGCGCGGAGATCTCGATTCGCTCGCGAAGTCGGGGTCCCTGATCCGCTCGCACGGCGGTGCCATCAAGCGCATCGATCCACGCACCGACTACCCCATTGCCTTCAAGGAAACGCTGCATAGTGCTGAAAAGGCGCGCATTGGCCAGGCAGCGGCGGAACTCATCCGGCCCGGGCAGATCATCATCCTGGACTCCGGCACCACCACGGCGGAAATTGCCAGACGCCTGAAACACCTTAAAGTCAGGCCGGTGACTGTAATTACGAACGCGCTGAATTCCGCCATGGAACTCAGCAGCAGCCCTGAGCTTTCGGTGGTGATGCTGGGCGGAATTCTGCGGCCGATGTCATTTTCGCTGGTGGGGCCGCAAGCCGAGCAGACCTTACGGGACTTGAACGCGGATCAGCTGTTCCTGGGTGTGGACGCGCTGGATCCCGAACTGGGTTTGAGCACTCCAGACATCCTGGAAGCGCAGCTAAATGCCTTAATGATCAAGGTGGCGCGGGAAGTGACCGTGGTTGCGGACTCCAGCAAATTGCGCAGGCGCAGCCTCTCAGTCATTTGCAAGGTCAACCTGATTCACCGGTTGATTACAGACACTGGAGCGGACCCGCAGGTAGTAGAGGCGCTGCGAGAGCAGGGTCTCGAAGTTCTCACCGTATAA
- a CDS encoding DUF5107 domain-containing protein, with translation MKLFPWVAGLILCGVSFAQVQVSEQSLTLPSSVEGKPDPNPPFDQFAGSKFNYPYTLRDEITQRTVPVTYRAVVLENQYLRCTVLPDLGGHLYGCTDKTNGAEMFYANRSIKKAKVSYRGAWAAFGIEFNFPVSHNWVSLSPVPYAIQRHSDGSASVWVSNVDRVYGMQWRVELKLRPGSTVLEQHNFLYNRSATRHRFYWWTNAAVRVWDDSRILYPQRYTASHGFKEIDTWPINHAGLDLSVVGNHTAGPVSQFAHESREPFAGVYHPKTDAGVIHYSLPSQAPHRKIWAWGVDPDGRDWRKALSDDESAYVEVQGGVFRNQETYAFLEPQQTLEFTEYWMPVRQTGGFVRANLDAIVNIDHSGTATKLRCNVTHPIPGARVSIRQGTRILADKTADLAPDRVFTVELPSIDGKITVNLTGRDGRVLLTHTEDEYDMAPAGSIPIGPVQPVPESKSAEVRILEDGRDRELNGDRLRAWTLYQDGLARFPESRELGLAAGRLALDLFRYKEAAGYLKAAQNQLTNDPETHYLLGLALFQLGDERGARTQWEHAMLFPAYRPAAAIQLGLLEARQGHLTEALALIGKSGPEAVRAAVLQAALLKRLGRSQEAATVVNQGLIQDPTNVGLRYLRSADDATWKVLAADPERVLEVAEDDMDLGFWAEALELLNHQYPEVDETWREPGSVLPQRHALVAYYRAYCLEKTGVSAQPAYLEAARLPLDYIFPSRRYSLPVLQRAIALNPADTGAKLLLGDLLMAAGQVDEAIVEWQLARQGSSKLATLHRNLGLALLRIKNQPEEAARVLQEGLGVDPRNPAVYEALDQALSIQASPPSERAAALQRYPDPAGMPQNLLIRRALTVAASGQAAVALQLISGRFFAREELGTNIRQVYVEIELQHAQELARTGRKEEAIVLGRKLGQPVPGLEFTRDGMAVFLENARIQYILGELEAEAGHMDEARACWRRAMDRAGRGSDAELAYAARASRKLGKPLDPQAMEKRLARGSAPGSGIATYGHGELLRSAGREAEALAEFRRALLLDDRGLAHHLSALALRQAPLE, from the coding sequence GTGAAGTTGTTTCCGTGGGTGGCCGGCCTGATTCTGTGCGGGGTCTCATTCGCTCAGGTCCAGGTATCCGAGCAATCGTTGACTCTGCCGTCCTCGGTGGAGGGCAAGCCTGATCCCAACCCGCCGTTCGACCAGTTCGCCGGCTCCAAGTTCAATTATCCCTATACGCTACGGGACGAAATCACGCAGCGAACCGTGCCTGTGACGTACCGCGCGGTCGTCCTGGAGAATCAGTACCTGCGCTGCACGGTGCTGCCCGACCTGGGCGGCCACCTCTATGGTTGTACCGACAAGACCAATGGGGCGGAGATGTTCTACGCCAACCGCAGCATCAAGAAGGCCAAAGTCAGCTACCGTGGGGCCTGGGCTGCCTTTGGCATCGAGTTCAATTTCCCGGTCTCGCACAACTGGGTCTCCCTTTCGCCGGTTCCCTATGCGATTCAACGGCATAGCGATGGGTCGGCTTCCGTCTGGGTGTCCAATGTGGACCGGGTTTACGGGATGCAGTGGCGCGTCGAGCTCAAGCTCCGTCCCGGCTCCACCGTACTGGAACAGCACAACTTTCTCTACAACCGCAGCGCCACGCGGCACCGCTTCTATTGGTGGACAAACGCCGCCGTACGGGTCTGGGATGATTCGCGCATCCTTTATCCTCAGCGGTATACGGCTTCGCACGGCTTCAAGGAGATCGACACCTGGCCCATCAACCATGCGGGCCTCGACCTCAGCGTGGTGGGCAATCACACGGCCGGCCCGGTCTCGCAGTTCGCGCACGAATCCCGCGAACCCTTTGCGGGTGTGTATCATCCGAAGACCGACGCGGGCGTCATCCACTATTCTCTGCCGTCGCAGGCACCTCACCGCAAGATTTGGGCCTGGGGCGTCGACCCCGATGGCCGCGACTGGCGCAAGGCCCTCTCCGACGATGAATCGGCCTATGTCGAGGTGCAGGGCGGGGTATTCCGTAACCAGGAAACCTATGCTTTCCTGGAGCCGCAGCAGACGCTCGAGTTCACCGAATATTGGATGCCCGTCCGGCAGACCGGCGGGTTTGTCCGGGCAAATCTGGATGCGATCGTGAACATTGACCACTCGGGCACGGCCACAAAGCTGCGCTGCAACGTGACCCATCCGATCCCGGGGGCCCGAGTGTCGATCCGGCAGGGAACCAGGATTCTAGCCGACAAGACAGCCGACCTGGCGCCAGACCGCGTTTTCACCGTGGAGTTGCCGTCCATTGACGGTAAAATCACCGTCAATTTGACCGGCCGCGACGGCCGCGTGCTGCTGACCCACACAGAGGATGAGTACGACATGGCTCCGGCTGGATCGATACCGATTGGTCCAGTACAGCCCGTGCCGGAATCGAAATCGGCTGAGGTCCGGATTCTGGAGGATGGCCGCGACCGGGAATTGAACGGCGACCGGCTGCGGGCCTGGACCCTCTATCAGGACGGCCTGGCACGCTTCCCCGAAAGCCGCGAGTTAGGTTTGGCGGCGGGGCGGCTGGCCCTGGATCTTTTCCGGTACAAGGAGGCCGCGGGGTATCTCAAAGCGGCGCAGAACCAACTGACCAACGATCCGGAAACGCACTACCTCTTGGGGTTAGCCCTCTTCCAACTGGGCGACGAGCGGGGCGCCAGGACGCAGTGGGAACATGCCATGCTGTTTCCGGCTTACCGTCCAGCGGCGGCCATCCAACTGGGTTTGCTGGAAGCGCGGCAGGGCCATCTGACTGAGGCGCTGGCACTTATAGGGAAATCCGGCCCGGAGGCCGTGCGTGCGGCGGTGCTCCAAGCCGCGCTGTTAAAACGACTCGGACGGTCCCAAGAAGCGGCCACAGTGGTCAATCAGGGGCTCATTCAGGATCCGACGAACGTAGGGCTGCGGTATCTGCGCTCCGCCGATGATGCGACCTGGAAAGTGCTTGCCGCGGATCCGGAGCGAGTGCTGGAAGTCGCTGAAGACGATATGGATCTGGGCTTCTGGGCGGAGGCCCTGGAACTGCTGAACCATCAGTATCCGGAGGTGGACGAGACCTGGCGTGAGCCGGGCAGCGTCCTGCCCCAGCGGCATGCCCTGGTTGCCTATTACCGCGCCTATTGCCTGGAAAAGACAGGCGTCTCCGCCCAGCCGGCTTACCTGGAGGCTGCGCGCCTGCCGTTGGACTATATCTTCCCGAGCAGGCGCTACTCGCTGCCGGTCCTGCAGCGGGCTATCGCGCTAAACCCTGCCGACACAGGGGCTAAGCTCCTGTTGGGTGACCTGCTGATGGCCGCCGGGCAGGTCGATGAAGCAATTGTGGAATGGCAACTTGCCCGGCAAGGATCCTCGAAGCTGGCCACGCTACACCGGAATCTCGGCCTCGCCCTGTTGCGAATCAAGAACCAGCCCGAAGAAGCTGCGCGAGTTTTGCAGGAGGGATTGGGTGTAGATCCCCGCAATCCGGCCGTCTACGAGGCGCTGGACCAGGCGTTGAGTATCCAGGCAAGTCCACCGTCCGAGCGAGCCGCCGCGTTGCAGCGCTATCCCGATCCGGCCGGAATGCCCCAGAACCTGTTGATCCGGCGGGCTCTGACTGTCGCGGCGAGCGGGCAGGCCGCCGTGGCCCTCCAGTTGATCTCGGGGCGGTTTTTTGCGCGCGAAGAGCTGGGTACCAACATCCGCCAAGTCTATGTTGAGATTGAACTTCAGCATGCACAGGAGCTGGCGCGCACAGGCCGGAAGGAGGAGGCTATCGTGCTTGGCCGCAAGCTGGGACAGCCCGTTCCCGGTCTCGAATTCACCAGGGACGGCATGGCCGTGTTTCTCGAGAATGCCCGTATTCAGTACATTCTGGGCGAGTTGGAGGCGGAGGCCGGCCACATGGACGAGGCTCGAGCGTGCTGGCGCCGGGCCATGGACCGAGCGGGGCGCGGATCGGATGCTGAACTTGCTTATGCCGCGCGCGCGTCCCGGAAACTGGGCAAGCCCCTGGATCCCCAGGCCATGGAGAAGCGGCTGGCGCGCGGCAGTGCTCCGGGTAGCGGGATCGCCACTTACGGCCACGGCGAACTGCTGCGGAGCGCGGGGCGTGAAGCCGAAGCCCTGGCCGAATTCCGGCGGGCGCTGCTGCTGGACGACCGGGGGCTGGCGCACCATCTCAGTGCTTTGGCGCTTCGACAGGCGCCTCTGGAGTAA